A single window of Pectobacterium parmentieri DNA harbors:
- the mfd gene encoding transcription-repair coupling factor encodes MMPENYRYSLPPKAGEQRLLGELTGAACAVECAEIVERHAGLVVLIAPDMQNALRLRDEIQQFTDQHVTTLPDWETLPYDSFSPHQEIISTRLSTLYQLPNMTRGVLILPVNTLMQRVCPHSFLHGHALVLKKSQRLSRDKLRSQLEQAGYRSVDQVMEHGEYATRGALLDLFPMGSEEPYRIDFFDDEIDSLRLFDVDTQRTLNEVPHINLLPAHEFPTDKTAIELFRSQWREQFEVRRDAEHIYQQVSKGVWPAGIEYWQPLFFSEPLPSLFSYFPNNTLIVNTGNIEQSAERFWQDIQQRFESRRVDPMRPLLSSDSLWLRVDGLFTELKAWPRVQLRTDTLPEKAANVNLAYLPLPDLAVQHQQKSPLDALRRFIEQFDGQIVFSVESEGRRETLQELLARIKLNPKLINTLEQAQGRGTYLIIGASEHGFIDTLRQRALICESDLLGERVSRRRQDSRRTINTDTLIRNLAELRPGQPVVHLEHGVGRYVGLTTLEAGGIKAEYLILTYAGEDKLYVPVSSLHLISRYAGGADENAPLHKLGGEAWSRARQKAAERVRDVAAELLDIYAQRAAKSGFAFKHDKTQYQLFCESFPFETTPDQAQAINAVLSDMCQPLAMDRLVCGDVGFGKTEVAMRAAFLAVENHKQVAVLVPTTLLAQQHFDNFRDRFANWPVKIEMISRFRSAREQTQILEETQEGKVDILIGTHKLLQSDVRWRDLGLLIVDEEHRFGVRHKERIKAMRADVDILTLTATPIPRTLNMAMSGMRDLSIIATPPARRLAVKTFVREYDNLMVREAILRETLRGGQVYYLYNDVENIEKATQRLAELVPEARITIGHGQMRERELERVMNDFHHQRFNVLVCTTIIETGIDIPSANTIIIERADHFGLAQLHQLRGRVGRSHHQAYAYLLTPPPKAMSTDAQKRLEAIASLEDLGAGFALATHDLEIRGAGELLGDDQSGQMTSVGFSLYMELLESAVDALKAGREPSLEDLINSQTDVELRLPALLPDDFIPDVNTRLSLYKRIASAKNTVELDELKVELIDRFGLLPDASRHLLQIAALRQQAQALGIRRIEGNEKGGFIEFGEQNRVDPSHLIGLLQRDPGTYRLDGPTRLKFMKDLSDRPQRIEFVGTLLGNMAQHTLAA; translated from the coding sequence ATGATGCCTGAAAATTACCGTTATTCGTTGCCACCCAAAGCGGGCGAACAGCGCCTGTTGGGCGAGTTAACCGGCGCGGCCTGCGCCGTTGAATGTGCAGAGATCGTTGAACGCCACGCCGGGCTGGTGGTGCTTATCGCGCCCGATATGCAAAACGCCCTGCGATTGCGTGATGAAATTCAGCAATTTACCGACCAGCACGTCACCACGCTGCCTGACTGGGAAACGCTGCCCTACGATAGCTTTTCTCCGCATCAGGAAATTATTTCAACTCGCCTTTCCACGCTCTATCAATTGCCCAACATGACACGCGGCGTTCTGATTCTGCCGGTCAACACGCTGATGCAACGCGTTTGTCCGCACAGTTTCCTGCACGGCCACGCGCTGGTGTTGAAAAAAAGCCAGCGCCTCTCGCGCGATAAGCTGCGTTCGCAGTTGGAACAAGCGGGCTACCGTAGTGTCGATCAGGTGATGGAGCACGGCGAATATGCGACGCGCGGCGCGCTGCTGGATCTATTCCCAATGGGGAGTGAAGAGCCCTATCGCATCGATTTCTTTGATGACGAGATCGACAGCCTGCGCTTGTTTGATGTGGACACGCAGCGAACGCTGAATGAAGTACCACACATCAATCTGCTGCCCGCGCATGAATTCCCGACCGACAAAACTGCAATCGAGCTTTTCCGCAGCCAGTGGCGTGAACAGTTCGAGGTACGACGCGATGCCGAGCACATTTATCAACAGGTCAGCAAAGGCGTCTGGCCCGCAGGGATCGAATACTGGCAGCCACTATTCTTCAGTGAGCCGCTGCCGTCGCTATTCAGTTACTTCCCGAACAACACGCTGATCGTCAACACGGGTAATATTGAACAGAGCGCTGAGCGCTTCTGGCAGGATATTCAGCAGCGCTTTGAAAGTCGCCGTGTCGACCCCATGCGCCCGCTGTTGTCGTCGGATTCCCTCTGGCTACGCGTCGATGGGTTGTTCACCGAGCTGAAAGCGTGGCCACGTGTACAGTTAAGAACCGATACGTTGCCGGAAAAAGCCGCCAACGTAAATCTGGCCTATCTGCCGCTGCCGGATCTGGCGGTTCAACACCAGCAGAAATCGCCGCTGGATGCACTACGCCGTTTTATCGAACAGTTCGACGGCCAGATCGTTTTCTCTGTTGAGAGCGAAGGTCGCCGCGAAACGCTACAAGAGCTGCTGGCTCGCATCAAGCTGAACCCTAAGCTCATCAACACGCTAGAGCAGGCACAGGGACGTGGCACTTATCTGATCATTGGTGCCAGCGAACACGGCTTTATCGACACCCTGCGTCAGCGCGCCTTAATCTGCGAAAGCGATCTGCTGGGTGAACGCGTCAGCCGTCGCCGTCAGGATAGTCGCCGCACGATTAATACCGATACGCTGATCCGCAATCTGGCAGAACTGCGTCCGGGGCAGCCCGTCGTTCACCTCGAACACGGCGTTGGCCGCTATGTGGGGCTAACCACGCTGGAAGCCGGTGGCATCAAAGCCGAGTACCTGATTTTGACCTATGCGGGTGAAGACAAGCTGTACGTCCCGGTTTCTTCGCTGCACTTGATTAGCCGCTACGCGGGCGGTGCCGATGAGAATGCACCGCTGCACAAATTGGGTGGCGAGGCGTGGTCGCGTGCGCGGCAAAAAGCGGCGGAAAGAGTGCGTGATGTCGCCGCCGAGCTACTGGATATTTATGCCCAGCGCGCGGCGAAGAGCGGCTTTGCCTTTAAGCATGACAAAACGCAGTACCAGCTTTTCTGCGAAAGTTTCCCTTTCGAAACTACGCCCGATCAGGCCCAGGCCATCAACGCCGTGCTGAGCGACATGTGCCAGCCGCTGGCGATGGATCGTTTGGTGTGTGGCGATGTCGGCTTTGGTAAAACCGAAGTGGCAATGCGCGCCGCGTTTTTAGCGGTTGAAAACCATAAGCAGGTTGCCGTTCTGGTGCCGACGACGCTGTTAGCGCAGCAGCATTTTGACAACTTCCGCGATCGCTTTGCCAACTGGCCGGTGAAGATTGAGATGATCTCCCGCTTCCGCAGCGCGCGTGAACAAACCCAGATTCTTGAGGAAACGCAGGAAGGCAAAGTCGATATTCTGATCGGCACCCACAAATTGTTACAGAGCGACGTGCGCTGGCGCGATTTAGGGCTACTGATTGTCGACGAAGAACACCGCTTCGGCGTGCGTCACAAAGAGCGCATCAAAGCGATGCGAGCGGATGTAGATATCCTGACGCTGACCGCTACACCGATTCCACGAACGCTCAACATGGCAATGAGCGGCATGCGCGATCTGTCGATTATTGCCACGCCCCCCGCCCGTCGTCTGGCGGTGAAAACGTTCGTGCGAGAATATGACAATCTGATGGTGCGTGAAGCCATTCTGCGTGAAACGCTGCGCGGTGGGCAGGTGTACTACCTCTATAACGACGTCGAAAATATCGAGAAAGCCACTCAACGGTTGGCGGAACTGGTGCCAGAAGCACGCATTACTATCGGCCACGGCCAGATGCGTGAACGTGAGTTAGAACGGGTGATGAACGACTTCCATCACCAGCGTTTTAACGTGCTGGTATGTACTACCATCATCGAAACCGGGATCGACATACCGAGCGCCAACACCATCATCATTGAGCGCGCCGATCACTTCGGTCTGGCACAGTTGCACCAACTGCGTGGTCGCGTGGGGCGTTCTCACCATCAGGCTTATGCCTATCTGCTGACGCCGCCTCCTAAAGCGATGAGCACCGACGCACAGAAACGTCTGGAAGCGATCGCCTCATTGGAAGACCTCGGTGCAGGCTTTGCGCTGGCAACGCACGATCTGGAAATTCGCGGCGCGGGCGAACTGCTCGGGGACGATCAGAGCGGACAGATGACCAGCGTCGGTTTCTCACTGTACATGGAACTGTTGGAAAGCGCCGTAGACGCTCTGAAAGCCGGTCGGGAGCCGTCACTGGAAGATCTGATCAATAGCCAGACCGACGTCGAACTACGGTTGCCCGCCCTGCTGCCCGACGATTTCATCCCCGACGTCAATACGCGCCTGTCGCTATACAAACGAATTGCCAGTGCGAAAAATACTGTCGAACTGGATGAGCTGAAAGTAGAGCTGATCGATCGCTTCGGCCTCCTTCCTGATGCAAGCCGACATCTGTTGCAGATCGCCGCCTTGCGCCAGCAGGCGCAAGCGTTGGGTATCCGCCGTATTGAAGGCAATGAGAAAGGCGGTTTCATCGAATTCGGCGAGCAAAATCGCGTCGATCCGTCTCATCTCATCGGCCTGTTGCAGCGCGATCCGGGCACCTATCGTCTGGATGGTCCGACTCGCCTGAAATTTATGAAGGATTTAAGTGACCGTCCACAGCGCATCGAGTTTGTCGGTACACTGCTGGGGAACATGGCACAGCATACGCTAGCAGCCTAA
- the lolC gene encoding lipoprotein-releasing ABC transporter permease subunit LolC, whose product MYQPVALFIGLRYMRGRASDRFGRFVSWLSAIGITLGVMALVTVLSVMNGFERELEGNILGVMPQAVISTPQGSLNPALIPASSLNSLDGVTRIAPLTTGDVVLQSARSVAVGVMLGIDPDEKEPLSRYLVNVKQQQLQPGQYQAILGEKLAEQLGVKMGDQVRMMVTSASQLTPMGRIPSQRIFTVAGTFAANSEVDSYQLLVNQQDASRLMRYPVNQITGWRLWLEKPLSVDTLSTQTLPEGTVWKDWRERKGELFQAVRMEKNMMGLLLSLIVAVAAFNIITSLGLLVMEKQGEVAILQTQGLTQRQVMAVFMVQGGSAGVVGALLGALLGALLASQLNTLMPVLGVLLDGAALPVDIDPMQVVTIAISAMVIALLSTLYPSWRAATVQPAEALRYE is encoded by the coding sequence ATGTATCAACCTGTCGCTTTATTTATCGGTCTGCGCTATATGCGCGGGCGTGCATCAGACCGCTTCGGGCGGTTTGTCTCTTGGTTATCCGCTATTGGCATCACGCTGGGCGTGATGGCGCTGGTCACCGTGCTTTCCGTCATGAATGGCTTCGAGCGCGAATTGGAAGGCAATATTCTTGGCGTGATGCCTCAAGCCGTGATCTCTACGCCGCAAGGTTCGCTGAACCCCGCGTTGATCCCTGCTTCCTCCTTAAACTCGCTGGACGGTGTGACGCGGATCGCGCCGCTGACCACGGGCGATGTGGTGCTGCAAAGCGCCCGCAGCGTCGCAGTCGGCGTGATGCTAGGGATTGATCCTGACGAAAAAGAGCCGCTATCGCGCTATCTGGTCAACGTCAAACAGCAGCAGCTTCAACCCGGTCAGTATCAAGCCATTTTGGGTGAGAAACTGGCCGAGCAACTGGGCGTTAAAATGGGCGATCAGGTGCGTATGATGGTGACGAGTGCCAGCCAACTGACGCCGATGGGGCGTATTCCTAGCCAGCGTATCTTCACCGTTGCAGGAACCTTTGCCGCTAACAGCGAGGTGGACAGCTACCAGCTATTGGTGAACCAGCAGGATGCCTCACGGCTGATGCGTTATCCGGTGAACCAGATTACCGGTTGGCGTTTGTGGCTGGAAAAGCCGCTGTCAGTCGATACGCTGAGTACGCAAACGCTGCCGGAAGGCACGGTCTGGAAAGACTGGCGCGAGCGCAAAGGTGAGCTGTTTCAGGCCGTGCGCATGGAAAAAAACATGATGGGGTTGTTACTCAGCCTGATCGTGGCCGTGGCAGCGTTCAATATTATTACCTCACTGGGTTTGCTGGTGATGGAAAAACAGGGAGAAGTCGCCATTCTGCAGACGCAGGGGCTGACTCAACGTCAGGTGATGGCGGTATTTATGGTGCAGGGGGGAAGCGCTGGTGTGGTTGGCGCGTTGTTAGGAGCATTGCTGGGAGCGCTACTGGCCAGCCAACTGAATACGCTGATGCCCGTGCTGGGTGTATTACTGGATGGTGCTGCGTTGCCGGTGGATATTGATCCCATGCAGGTGGTGACGATCGCTATTTCCGCGATGGTCATTGCCCTCTTATCGACACTTTACCCATCATGGCGTGCTGCCACCGTTCAACCCGCTGAGGCTTTACGTTATGAGTGA
- the lolD gene encoding lipoprotein-releasing ABC transporter ATP-binding protein LolD: MSDLSLLQCTNLSKRYQDGKLSTDVLRDVSFEMSSGEMMAIVGSSGSGKSTLLHVLGGLDTPTSGEVIFKGQPLSTLSAAAKADLRNRELGFIYQFHHLLPDFTALENVAMPLLIGKVPTSQAQDKAREMLAAVGLDARSHHRSSELSGGERQRVAIARALVNSPSLVLADEPTGNLDQRTADTIFELLGELNVRQGTAFLVVTHDLQLAGRLNRQLEMRDGQLQQELTLMGARQ; encoded by the coding sequence ATGAGTGATTTATCATTATTGCAGTGTACTAACCTGTCCAAGCGTTATCAGGACGGCAAGTTGTCTACCGACGTGCTGCGCGATGTCTCTTTTGAGATGAGCAGCGGCGAGATGATGGCGATAGTCGGAAGCTCTGGCTCGGGCAAAAGTACGTTGCTGCATGTGCTGGGGGGATTAGATACGCCAACGTCAGGCGAGGTTATCTTCAAAGGCCAACCGTTGAGCACGCTTTCGGCGGCGGCAAAAGCAGATTTGCGCAATCGCGAGCTGGGCTTTATTTATCAATTCCATCACCTGCTGCCGGATTTCACCGCGCTGGAAAACGTGGCAATGCCGCTGCTGATTGGCAAAGTACCCACGTCACAGGCACAAGATAAAGCGCGCGAAATGCTGGCCGCCGTCGGGCTGGATGCGCGCAGCCACCACCGTTCGTCCGAACTGTCTGGCGGTGAGCGGCAGCGTGTCGCTATTGCCAGAGCATTGGTCAACAGCCCGTCGTTGGTGCTGGCGGATGAACCGACCGGTAACCTCGATCAGCGCACAGCAGATACTATTTTTGAACTGCTGGGAGAACTGAATGTTCGGCAGGGTACCGCCTTTCTGGTGGTGACGCATGACCTGCAACTGGCTGGCCGACTGAACCGCCAACTGGAAATGCGTGACGGTCAACTGCAGCAGGAACTGACCCTAATGGGAGCGCGGCAATGA
- the lolE gene encoding lipoprotein-releasing ABC transporter permease subunit LolE, which translates to MTFPPLSLQIGLRFSRGRRRGGMVSLISVISTLGIALGVAVLILGLSAMNGFERELNNRILAVVPHGEIEPVNQPFDDWQDILPKIEQVPGVAAAAPYINFTGLLENGAKLQAIQVKGVDPQQETHLSALPNYVLNDAWQQFRPGEQQVIIGQGVAKTLNVAQGDWVTVMIPNSDPEMKLMQPKRIRLHISGILQLSGQLDHGLALIPLADAQQYLDMGPSVTGIAIKANDVFSANKLVRDAGNVTNAYVYIRSWIGTYGYMYRDIQMVRTIMYLAMILVIGVACFNIVSTLVMAVKDKSSDIAVLRTLGASDGLIRAIFIWYGLLAGLLGSVIGAVVGVIATWQLTPIIRGVEALIGHKLLSGDIYFIDFLPSELHLMDVFIVLGTSLVLSLIASWYPARRASRIDPARVLSGQ; encoded by the coding sequence ATGACCTTTCCTCCGCTCTCGTTGCAGATTGGCCTGCGATTTAGCCGTGGCCGTCGGCGCGGTGGCATGGTTTCGCTGATTTCAGTCATTTCAACGTTGGGTATCGCTCTCGGCGTGGCGGTATTGATTCTCGGCCTGAGCGCGATGAATGGGTTTGAGCGTGAACTGAATAATCGCATTCTTGCGGTGGTGCCGCATGGCGAGATCGAGCCGGTTAACCAGCCTTTTGATGACTGGCAGGACATCCTGCCTAAAATCGAGCAAGTGCCCGGCGTTGCCGCTGCTGCGCCTTATATCAATTTCACCGGGCTGCTGGAGAATGGCGCTAAACTTCAGGCGATTCAGGTAAAAGGTGTCGATCCGCAGCAGGAAACACATCTCAGTGCCTTGCCCAACTATGTTCTCAATGATGCCTGGCAGCAGTTTCGTCCGGGTGAGCAGCAGGTCATTATCGGTCAAGGTGTGGCGAAAACGCTGAACGTTGCGCAGGGTGATTGGGTCACTGTGATGATCCCGAACAGCGACCCTGAAATGAAGTTGATGCAGCCTAAACGCATCCGGTTGCACATTAGCGGTATTTTACAACTGAGCGGCCAGCTCGATCACGGTTTAGCGCTGATCCCGCTGGCGGATGCCCAGCAGTATCTGGACATGGGGCCGAGCGTGACGGGGATCGCCATCAAAGCCAACGATGTGTTCTCCGCCAATAAACTGGTGCGCGATGCGGGCAACGTCACGAATGCCTATGTCTATATTCGCAGTTGGATTGGCACCTATGGTTATATGTATCGGGACATCCAGATGGTGAGAACCATCATGTATCTGGCGATGATCCTGGTGATCGGCGTGGCCTGTTTTAATATTGTTTCAACGCTGGTGATGGCGGTGAAAGATAAAAGTAGCGATATCGCTGTCTTGCGCACGCTGGGTGCGTCAGATGGGCTGATTCGGGCTATCTTTATTTGGTACGGACTATTGGCCGGGTTGTTGGGCAGTGTGATAGGCGCAGTGGTCGGCGTGATCGCCACCTGGCAACTGACGCCGATTATTCGCGGTGTTGAAGCCCTCATCGGCCATAAGCTGCTGTCTGGTGACATCTACTTTATTGATTTCCTGCCGTCGGAATTACATCTGATGGATGTGTTTATCGTATTGGGTACATCGCTAGTGCTGAGCCTGATTGCCAGTTGGTATCCGGCACGGCGCGCCAGTCGGATTGACCCAGCCCGCGTGTTGAGCGGACAGTAA
- the nagK gene encoding N-acetylglucosamine kinase — protein MYYGFDMGGTKIELGVFDATLNKVWQKRVPTPRNNYDDLLTTLVDLVREADAQVGMQGSVGIGVPGIQNESGALFTANLPATMGKPLRVDLSQRLQRDVRISNDANCFVLSEAWDAEFRSYPVVLGVILGTGLGGGLVINGRPVDGRNGIAGEFGHLRLPSDALDIIGVDIPRVKCGCGQSGCIENYISGRGFEWLYEHLYGETLPAVTIIRHYRGGEEKAREFVDRFMDLLAACLGNLLTLFDPHLLVLGGGLSNFDEIYQILPTRLPARLLPIAQLPRIEKARHGDAGGVRGAALLHIMDN, from the coding sequence ATGTACTACGGTTTTGACATGGGCGGCACGAAAATTGAGTTAGGCGTGTTCGACGCTACGTTGAATAAAGTGTGGCAAAAGCGGGTGCCGACCCCGCGCAATAATTATGATGATCTGCTCACTACGCTGGTCGATCTGGTGCGTGAGGCCGATGCTCAGGTTGGCATGCAGGGGAGCGTGGGTATCGGCGTACCGGGTATCCAGAATGAGAGCGGGGCGCTATTCACCGCCAACCTACCTGCGACGATGGGAAAACCGCTGCGCGTTGACTTGTCGCAGCGCTTACAGCGTGACGTTCGTATCAGCAACGATGCCAACTGTTTTGTGCTGTCTGAAGCTTGGGATGCGGAGTTCCGTTCCTATCCTGTCGTATTAGGGGTAATTTTGGGCACAGGGTTGGGCGGCGGGCTGGTGATTAACGGGCGTCCGGTGGACGGGCGTAACGGCATCGCGGGTGAGTTCGGCCATCTCCGCTTGCCGTCAGACGCGTTGGATATTATCGGCGTGGATATTCCGCGCGTGAAGTGCGGCTGCGGGCAATCAGGCTGTATCGAAAATTATATTTCCGGTCGCGGTTTTGAATGGCTATACGAACATTTGTATGGTGAAACCCTACCTGCTGTCACTATCATCCGGCACTATCGTGGCGGAGAAGAAAAAGCGCGGGAGTTTGTCGACCGTTTTATGGATTTGCTGGCGGCCTGTCTGGGCAATCTGCTGACCTTGTTCGATCCACATTTGTTGGTATTGGGCGGCGGCTTGTCGAATTTTGACGAAATTTATCAAATTTTACCGACGCGTCTTCCTGCACGACTTTTACCGATTGCGCAACTGCCACGTATAGAGAAAGCGCGTCATGGCGATGCGGGTGGTGTACGTGGCGCAGCATTGCTACACATAATGGATAACTAG
- the cobB gene encoding Sir2 family NAD+-dependent deacetylase encodes MYTRQRLGRFHKGKRMRQQRLRARIFHRDYLAASEMKKPRVVVLTGAGISAESGIRTFRAADGLWEEHRVEDVATPEGFQRDPELVQEFYNARRRQLQQPEIVPNAAHLALANLEAMLEDNFQLITQNIDNLHERAGSRRVIHMHGELLKIRCSQSGQIFEWTDDLAAGERCHCCQFPAPLRPHVVWFGEMPLHMDKIYHALSQADYFIAIGTSGHVYPAAGFVHEAHSHGAYTLELNLEPSQVESQFDEKIYGPASAVVPEFVGAWLTRGKSIKF; translated from the coding sequence ATGTATACGCGTCAACGATTAGGACGTTTTCACAAGGGAAAGCGTATGCGGCAACAGCGTCTTCGGGCGCGTATTTTCCATCGTGATTATCTGGCTGCAAGCGAAATGAAAAAGCCGCGTGTTGTGGTACTGACGGGCGCTGGCATTTCAGCAGAATCGGGCATTCGTACCTTCCGTGCGGCCGATGGCCTGTGGGAAGAACATCGCGTTGAGGATGTCGCAACGCCAGAAGGTTTTCAGCGTGACCCTGAACTGGTGCAGGAATTTTATAACGCCCGTCGCCGTCAACTACAGCAGCCGGAAATTGTGCCGAATGCCGCACATCTGGCGTTGGCCAATCTGGAAGCGATGCTAGAAGATAACTTCCAACTGATCACACAGAACATCGATAATCTGCATGAACGTGCTGGCAGCCGGCGCGTCATTCATATGCACGGTGAGCTACTGAAAATACGCTGTAGCCAAAGTGGGCAGATTTTTGAGTGGACGGACGATCTCGCTGCCGGTGAACGCTGCCACTGCTGTCAATTTCCCGCGCCGTTACGCCCGCATGTGGTGTGGTTTGGTGAAATGCCGTTGCACATGGACAAAATTTACCACGCACTGTCGCAGGCGGATTACTTTATTGCGATTGGCACGTCGGGGCATGTCTATCCCGCCGCTGGCTTTGTCCATGAAGCCCACTCGCACGGTGCCTACACGCTGGAGCTGAATTTAGAACCCAGTCAGGTAGAAAGCCAGTTTGATGAAAAAATCTACGGTCCTGCGAGTGCCGTGGTACCCGAGTTTGTCGGTGCCTGGCTGACGCGTGGCAAAAGCATCAAATTTTAA
- a CDS encoding Crp/Fnr family transcriptional regulator, translated as MTFVKKALSPDEYGDVLFQHDWMRGESSDVVCELLAKSERLFFQQDDVLFREGDKMQHCLLVETGKLQAFRHTYGGDEKIFGQFERGEFVAIAAVFMDHGRFPMNIRALSDGHTLMIPRQDIHQFCLQRPELALRLLNYLGKKLYSTINQIDWLTSSSAPQRLADYLLRQHHIQQTQHLTLPVSRGQLATSLGMRSETLSRLMSDWKRQGHITYRGHQVELCDLIYLKALAAEARRTF; from the coding sequence ATGACATTTGTCAAAAAGGCGCTATCGCCCGATGAATACGGCGACGTGCTGTTTCAGCATGACTGGATGCGCGGTGAATCCAGCGACGTAGTGTGCGAGCTACTGGCCAAAAGCGAGCGCCTGTTTTTCCAGCAGGATGATGTTCTGTTTCGCGAAGGTGACAAAATGCAGCACTGTTTGCTAGTTGAAACGGGAAAATTACAGGCTTTTCGCCATACCTATGGCGGAGATGAGAAAATTTTCGGGCAGTTTGAACGCGGTGAATTTGTCGCTATTGCTGCCGTCTTTATGGATCACGGCCGCTTCCCGATGAACATCCGCGCGCTGAGCGACGGCCACACGCTGATGATCCCACGGCAGGATATTCACCAGTTTTGTTTGCAACGTCCCGAACTGGCGCTGCGTTTGCTGAATTATCTAGGCAAAAAGCTCTACTCGACGATCAACCAAATCGACTGGCTGACCTCCAGCTCCGCACCACAGCGTCTGGCAGATTATCTGCTGCGGCAGCATCACATTCAGCAAACTCAACACCTGACATTGCCAGTGAGCCGGGGTCAGCTCGCCACATCATTGGGGATGCGCAGTGAAACATTGAGTCGATTGATGTCTGACTGGAAGCGGCAAGGCCACATTACCTATCGAGGCCATCAGGTGGAATTGTGCGATCTGATTTATCTGAAAGCGTTGGCAGCCGAAGCCAGACGAACATTCTGA
- a CDS encoding cupin domain-containing protein yields MKDNTLPAAQALVLHELITPTEHGIASRVLARTDGGNVTLFAFDQGQGLSEHSAPYDALVMVLEGELLLTIGGEPVVAQPGTLVRMPANIPHAVDAQQSSRMLLTMLKTLKTQ; encoded by the coding sequence ATGAAAGACAATACTCTTCCGGCAGCACAGGCGCTGGTTCTCCATGAATTGATTACCCCAACAGAACACGGTATCGCCAGTCGCGTGTTGGCCCGTACCGACGGCGGCAATGTTACGCTGTTTGCCTTCGACCAAGGGCAGGGGTTGAGCGAACACAGCGCACCTTATGATGCACTGGTTATGGTACTTGAAGGTGAATTATTGCTGACGATCGGGGGTGAGCCTGTCGTCGCACAGCCCGGCACGCTGGTACGTATGCCTGCCAATATCCCTCATGCCGTTGATGCACAGCAGTCGTCACGTATGTTGTTGACCATGTTGAAGACGCTGAAAACGCAGTAA
- a CDS encoding class I SAM-dependent methyltransferase: MSDHEAGHKFLARLGKKRLRPGGRKATEWLLSQAGFREDSVVLEVACNMGTTAMEIARRFGCQVIGADMDKVALQKAQENVAANGLASQVTIMQANALELPFPDNHFDVVINEAMLTMYADKAKSRIIAEYYRVLKPGGRLITHDIMLLSEKDTGALQAVEQMHKAINVHAQPMLRERWVTLFQECGFSKVNYDNGAMTLLTPQGLIYDEGVVGAARIVKNALKKENRSMFFNMFHTFRRNRNQLNYIAVCSTK; the protein is encoded by the coding sequence ATGAGCGATCATGAGGCAGGACATAAATTTTTAGCCCGCTTGGGGAAAAAGCGTTTGCGCCCCGGCGGCAGAAAGGCAACCGAATGGTTGCTCAGTCAGGCTGGGTTCAGGGAAGACAGCGTAGTACTGGAAGTTGCCTGCAATATGGGCACCACGGCGATGGAGATCGCACGCCGTTTTGGCTGTCAGGTCATTGGTGCTGATATGGATAAAGTGGCGCTACAGAAGGCGCAGGAAAATGTGGCAGCGAACGGTTTGGCCTCGCAGGTCACGATTATGCAGGCAAATGCGCTGGAACTGCCGTTTCCCGATAATCACTTTGACGTAGTGATTAATGAAGCCATGCTGACGATGTATGCCGACAAGGCCAAGAGCCGCATTATTGCTGAATATTATCGCGTGCTAAAGCCGGGCGGCCGTCTGATCACCCACGATATCATGCTGCTTTCCGAGAAAGATACCGGGGCATTGCAGGCGGTGGAGCAGATGCATAAAGCGATCAACGTACACGCTCAGCCTATGCTGCGTGAACGCTGGGTTACGCTGTTTCAGGAGTGTGGTTTTAGCAAGGTCAACTATGATAACGGTGCGATGACGCTGCTGACGCCACAAGGGCTGATTTATGATGAAGGTGTGGTTGGTGCGGCGCGTATCGTAAAAAATGCGCTGAAAAAAGAGAATCGCAGCATGTTCTTCAACATGTTTCATACCTTCCGCCGTAATCGAAACCAGCTTAACTATATTGCGGTGTGCAGTACCAAGTAA